DNA sequence from the Streptomyces canus genome:
AAGCAGCGGACTTCTACCTCCGCTTCCTCGCCGACACCACCGACGACGAGCGGGAGCAGGGCGCTGCGCTGGCCCGCCAGGCACTCGACCTGTTCACCGGACCGGTGGACGGCGAAGCGGACCGACACGAACTGGTCGTCACCCACAGCTTCCTCGTCGCCTGGCTCGTCCGGGACGCCATGCACGCCCCGAAGTGGCGCTGGCTCGGCCTCAACCACGGCAACGCGGCGCTCACGGTCATCCGTTACGCGCCCGGCCGAGCGGCCTCCGTCCTCGTCTCCAACGACATGCGGCACCTGCCCGCCGAACTGCGCTGGACGGGCTTCCCTCCGGAGTCGCACGTCTGACCCCGCACCGTTCAGGCCGCGGCCAGCTCGC
Encoded proteins:
- a CDS encoding histidine phosphatase family protein, yielding MTGTAARYLYLARHGEALPDESGLTRAGRQQASLLGRRLQDIPFTAVHHGPLPRAAQTARLIHDQLKDVPLLVSEVAGDYVPYVPQKDELPPEAADFYLRFLADTTDDEREQGAALARQALDLFTGPVDGEADRHELVVTHSFLVAWLVRDAMHAPKWRWLGLNHGNAALTVIRYAPGRAASVLVSNDMRHLPAELRWTGFPPESHV